The following proteins come from a genomic window of Pseudomonas sp. J452:
- the glpD gene encoding glycerol-3-phosphate dehydrogenase, protein MPNSQTHPLAEIYDLAVVGGGINGTGIAADAAGRGLSVFLCERDDLASHTSSASSKLIHGGLRYLEHYEFRLVREALAEREVLLAKAPHIVKPMRFILPHRPHLRPAWMIRAGLFLYDHLGKREKLPGSNGVRFGAGSPLKAEMARGFEYSDCWVDDARLVVLNAMAAREHHAHIHTRTRCVSARRSKGLWHLHLERNDGSLFSIRARVLVNAAGPWVARFIKDDLKQPSPYGIRLIQGSHIVVPRIHDGEQAYILQNEDQRIVFVIPWLERFSLIGTTDREYQGDPAKVKISEEETNYLLKVVNAHFKQQLQRSDILHSFSGVRPLCDDESDQPSAVTRDYTLSLSGAPGEAPLLSVFGGKLTTYRKLAESAMSQLAPYFPRLCPAWTAKAPLPGGENMDSREALVEQLQARFGWLDQQLAQRWASTYGSRSWRIVDGLKQQSELGEHFGAGLYAREVDYLRREEWALEAEDILWRRTKLGLFMTPSQQAKLKSYLSNSQSLQPASAKAL, encoded by the coding sequence ATGCCCAACAGCCAGACCCACCCCCTCGCCGAAATCTACGACCTGGCCGTGGTCGGCGGCGGCATCAATGGCACCGGCATCGCCGCCGACGCGGCCGGGCGCGGCCTCTCGGTGTTCCTCTGCGAACGCGACGACCTGGCCAGCCACACCTCCTCGGCCAGCAGCAAACTGATCCACGGCGGTCTGCGCTACCTCGAACATTACGAATTCCGCCTGGTGCGCGAGGCCCTGGCCGAACGCGAAGTGCTGCTGGCCAAGGCGCCGCACATCGTCAAACCGATGCGCTTCATCCTCCCGCACCGCCCGCACCTGCGCCCGGCCTGGATGATCCGCGCCGGCCTGTTCCTCTACGATCACCTGGGCAAGCGCGAGAAACTGCCGGGCTCCAATGGCGTGCGCTTCGGCGCCGGCAGCCCGCTCAAGGCAGAGATGGCGCGCGGCTTCGAATATTCCGATTGCTGGGTCGACGACGCCCGCCTGGTGGTGCTCAACGCCATGGCCGCGCGCGAACACCACGCGCACATCCATACCCGCACCCGCTGCGTCAGCGCGCGGCGCAGCAAGGGCCTGTGGCACCTGCACCTGGAGCGCAACGACGGCAGCCTGTTCTCCATCCGCGCCCGCGTGCTGGTGAATGCCGCCGGGCCCTGGGTGGCGCGCTTCATCAAGGACGACCTCAAGCAACCCTCGCCCTACGGCATCCGCCTGATCCAGGGCAGCCACATCGTTGTGCCGCGCATCCACGATGGCGAGCAGGCCTACATCCTGCAGAACGAGGACCAGCGCATCGTCTTCGTGATTCCCTGGCTGGAGCGCTTCAGCCTGATCGGCACCACCGACCGCGAATACCAGGGCGACCCGGCCAAGGTGAAGATCAGCGAGGAAGAGACCAACTACCTGCTCAAGGTGGTCAACGCGCACTTCAAGCAGCAGCTGCAGCGCAGCGACATCCTGCACAGCTTCTCCGGCGTGCGCCCGCTGTGCGACGACGAGTCCGACCAGCCTTCGGCCGTGACCCGCGACTACACCCTGTCGCTATCCGGCGCACCGGGCGAGGCACCGCTGCTGTCGGTGTTCGGCGGCAAGCTGACCACCTATCGCAAGCTGGCCGAATCCGCCATGAGCCAGCTGGCGCCCTACTTCCCACGCCTGTGCCCGGCCTGGACAGCCAAGGCGCCATTGCCCGGCGGCGAGAACATGGACAGCCGCGAAGCCCTGGTGGAACAGCTGCAAGCCCGCTTCGGCTGGCTCGACCAGCAGTTGGCGCAGCGCTGGGCCAGCACCTATGGCAGCCGCAGCTGGCGCATCGTCGACGGCCTCAAGCAGCAGAGCGAACTGGGTGAACACTTCGGCGCCGGCCTGTATGCCCGCGAAGTGGACTACCTGCGCCGCGAGGAGTGGGCACTGGAGGCCGAGGACATTCTCTGGCGGCGGACCAAACTCGGCCTGTTCATGACTCCGAGCCAGCAGGCCAAGCTGAAGAGTTATCTGAGTAACTCACAGTCACTCCAGCCGGCCAGCGCTAAAGCGCTTTAG
- a CDS encoding DeoR/GlpR family DNA-binding transcription regulator, with protein MAHEPPPRQQSILDRARERGYVSIDELAQAFVVTPQTIRRDINQLAEQGLLRRTHGGAASEASSIQNTAYAMRAGQMRDEKQRIAEAIAAQIPDHASLFINIGTTTEAIARALLGHKHLKVITNNLHVAAQLSSKADFEVLVAGGTVRADGGVVGQAAVDFIQQFKVDFALVGISGIDEDGSLLDFDYQEVRVSQAIIDNARQVLLAADSSKFGRNAVVRLGSLNLVDQVFTDAPPPATIARLLHEQKIQLHIA; from the coding sequence ATCGCCCATGAGCCTCCCCCCCGCCAGCAAAGCATATTGGATCGCGCCCGCGAACGTGGCTACGTGAGTATCGACGAACTGGCCCAGGCCTTCGTCGTCACCCCGCAGACCATTCGCCGTGATATCAACCAGCTGGCCGAACAGGGCTTGCTGCGGCGCACCCACGGCGGCGCAGCGAGCGAGGCATCGAGCATCCAGAACACCGCCTACGCCATGCGTGCCGGGCAGATGCGCGACGAGAAGCAGCGCATCGCCGAAGCCATCGCCGCACAGATTCCCGATCACGCTTCACTGTTTATCAATATCGGCACCACCACCGAGGCCATCGCCCGCGCCCTGCTCGGCCACAAGCACCTCAAGGTGATCACTAACAACCTGCACGTCGCCGCCCAGCTCAGCAGCAAGGCCGACTTCGAAGTGCTGGTGGCCGGCGGCACGGTGCGCGCCGATGGCGGCGTGGTCGGCCAGGCGGCGGTGGATTTCATCCAGCAGTTCAAGGTCGACTTCGCCCTGGTCGGCATCAGCGGCATCGACGAGGACGGCAGCCTGCTCGACTTCGACTACCAGGAAGTGCGGGTTTCCCAGGCGATCATCGACAACGCCCGCCAGGTTCTGCTGGCTGCCGACTCCAGCAAGTTCGGGCGCAACGCCGTGGTGCGCCTGGGCTCGCTGAACCTGGTCGATCAGGTGTTCACCGACGCTCCGCCCCCCGCCACCATCGCCCGCCTGCTGCACGAGCAGAAGATCCAGCTGCACATCGCCTGA
- the ybaK gene encoding Cys-tRNA(Pro) deacylase, translated as MTPAIDLLKKAKAEHQVHSYSHDPKAPSYGLEAAEKLGLDPARVFKTLLAASEKGELLVAVVPVAGSLDLKALAHAAGVKKADMADPQAAQRATGYLLGGISPLGQKKRLRTFIDESARLHATIYVSAGRRGLEVELGAELLALHTQGQFAAIGRE; from the coding sequence ATGACTCCAGCCATCGATCTGCTGAAAAAGGCCAAGGCCGAGCACCAGGTACACAGTTACAGCCACGACCCCAAGGCGCCGTCCTACGGCCTGGAGGCGGCGGAAAAGCTCGGCCTCGATCCGGCCCGGGTGTTCAAGACCCTGCTTGCCGCCAGCGAGAAGGGCGAGCTGCTGGTGGCGGTGGTGCCGGTGGCCGGCAGTCTCGACCTCAAGGCCCTGGCCCACGCCGCCGGGGTGAAGAAGGCCGACATGGCCGACCCGCAGGCCGCGCAGCGCGCCACCGGTTACCTGCTCGGCGGCATCAGCCCGCTGGGGCAGAAGAAGCGCCTGCGCACCTTTATCGACGAGTCGGCCAGGCTGCACGCGACCATCTATGTCAGCGCCGGGCGGCGTGGACTGGAGGTGGAGCTGGGGGCAGAGTTGCTGGCCCTGCATACCCAGGGGCAGTTTGCCGCCATCGGGCGGGAGTGA
- the glpK gene encoding glycerol kinase GlpK, with amino-acid sequence MSHYLLAIDQGTTSSRAIVFSAQGLPLARAQQEFKQYFPKDGWVEHDAEEIWLTTLKVCREALAQEGLKAEDIRAIGITNQRETTIVWDALSGVPIHPAIVWQDRRTADYCAGLKAAGHEAQVAAKTGLLIDPYFSATKLRWILDNVPGARERAERGELRFGTVDCFLLWRLSGGKSHKTDASNASRTLLFNIHSQQWDEELLQLFGIPRSLLPEVLDCAADFGTCEAELLGAPIPVLGMAGDQQAALIGQACFQPGMVKSTYGTGCFMIQNTGSTPVVSKNRLLTTVGYRLNGKVTYAVEGSIFVAGAAVQWLRDGIKLISDARDSEAMAEQTGDACGVYLVPAFTGLGAPYWDPKARGAIFGLTRDTGIKEIVTAGLQSVCYQTRDLLEAMRQDGAAEPSALRVDGGMVVNNWVMQFLADILGVPVERPEVTETTALGVAYLAGLQAGLYRDLDEVASHWHRQRRFEPRMADEHRGRLYHGWLDAVKRVRSEG; translated from the coding sequence ATGTCCCATTACCTGCTGGCCATCGACCAGGGCACCACCAGCTCCCGTGCCATCGTTTTCAGTGCCCAGGGCCTGCCGCTGGCGCGTGCTCAGCAGGAGTTCAAGCAGTATTTCCCCAAGGATGGTTGGGTCGAGCACGATGCCGAGGAAATCTGGCTGACCACCCTCAAGGTCTGCCGCGAGGCGCTGGCCCAGGAAGGCCTGAAGGCCGAGGACATCCGCGCCATCGGCATCACCAACCAGCGCGAGACCACCATCGTCTGGGATGCGCTGAGCGGCGTGCCGATCCACCCGGCCATCGTCTGGCAGGACCGGCGCACCGCCGATTACTGCGCCGGGCTCAAGGCCGCCGGGCATGAGGCGCAGGTGGCGGCCAAGACCGGTCTGCTGATCGACCCGTATTTCTCCGCGACCAAGCTGCGCTGGATTCTCGATAACGTGCCGGGCGCCCGTGAGCGCGCCGAGCGCGGCGAGCTGCGTTTCGGCACGGTGGACTGCTTCCTGCTGTGGCGCCTGTCCGGCGGTAAGTCGCACAAGACCGACGCCAGCAACGCCTCGCGCACCCTGCTGTTCAATATCCACAGCCAGCAGTGGGACGAGGAGCTGCTGCAGCTGTTCGGCATCCCGCGCAGCCTGTTGCCGGAGGTGCTCGATTGCGCCGCCGATTTCGGCACTTGCGAGGCCGAGCTGCTCGGTGCGCCGATTCCGGTGTTGGGCATGGCCGGCGACCAGCAGGCCGCGCTGATCGGCCAGGCCTGCTTCCAGCCGGGCATGGTCAAAAGCACCTACGGCACCGGCTGCTTCATGATCCAGAACACCGGCAGCACGCCGGTGGTGTCGAAGAATCGCCTGCTGACCACTGTCGGCTATCGCCTCAATGGCAAGGTTACCTATGCCGTGGAAGGCAGCATCTTCGTCGCTGGCGCCGCTGTGCAGTGGCTGCGTGATGGCATCAAGCTGATCAGCGATGCGCGCGACAGCGAGGCGATGGCCGAGCAGACCGGCGATGCCTGCGGCGTGTACCTGGTGCCGGCGTTCACCGGCCTCGGTGCGCCTTACTGGGACCCGAAAGCGCGCGGGGCGATCTTCGGCCTGACCCGCGACACCGGGATCAAGGAGATCGTTACCGCCGGCCTGCAGTCGGTGTGCTACCAGACCCGCGACCTGCTCGAAGCGATGCGCCAGGACGGCGCCGCCGAACCCAGTGCATTGCGCGTGGACGGTGGCATGGTGGTCAACAACTGGGTCATGCAGTTCCTCGCCGACATCCTCGGCGTGCCGGTGGAGCGCCCGGAAGTCACTGAAACCACGGCCCTTGGCGTGGCCTACCTGGCCGGCTTGCAGGCTGGGCTGTACCGCGACCTCGACGAGGTCGCCAGCCACTGGCATCGCCAGCGCCGCTTCGAACCACGGATGGCCGACGAGCACCGCGGCAGGCTGTATCACGGCTGGCTGGATGCGGTGAAAAGGGTGCGCAGCGAAGGTTGA
- a CDS encoding substrate-binding periplasmic protein, translating into MQLRRKLLVRGASLLLAFLAGSASGETLTIAGDIWCPINCEPGAERPGIFVELAREIFAESGITVEYQALNWARTLHEVRRGELNAAIGAGIEDAPDFLFTATPVAQSRNCFFTRADSTWHFNGVPSLAQQRVGVINDYSYGDELNAYIDAHRGDSERIQVAAGDKALELNLGKLRLERLDALLENSWVVQAMLARQGKAGELREAGCREPDAPIYLAFSPALPSSARYVELFEQGLQRYRADGRLQALLERYGVGRP; encoded by the coding sequence ATGCAGTTGCGTCGAAAGCTATTGGTCCGTGGCGCTTCTCTCCTGCTGGCTTTTCTGGCCGGCAGCGCATCCGGGGAAACCCTGACCATTGCTGGCGATATCTGGTGCCCGATCAACTGCGAGCCGGGTGCTGAGCGCCCCGGCATCTTCGTCGAGTTGGCGCGGGAGATTTTCGCCGAGTCCGGCATCACGGTTGAGTATCAGGCGCTGAACTGGGCGCGCACCCTGCACGAGGTGCGCCGTGGCGAGCTGAATGCGGCCATCGGGGCCGGCATCGAAGATGCCCCGGACTTTCTCTTTACTGCCACGCCGGTGGCGCAGTCGCGCAATTGCTTCTTCACCCGTGCCGATTCCACCTGGCACTTCAACGGCGTGCCGTCGCTGGCGCAGCAGCGTGTCGGGGTGATCAACGACTACAGCTACGGCGATGAGCTGAATGCCTATATCGACGCGCATCGTGGCGACAGCGAACGTATCCAGGTGGCTGCCGGTGACAAGGCGCTGGAGCTGAACCTGGGCAAGTTGCGTCTGGAGCGCCTGGATGCGTTGCTGGAAAACAGCTGGGTGGTGCAGGCCATGCTGGCCCGGCAGGGCAAGGCCGGTGAATTGCGCGAGGCCGGTTGCCGCGAACCGGATGCGCCGATCTACCTGGCATTTTCTCCGGCGCTGCCTAGCAGTGCGCGCTATGTCGAACTGTTCGAGCAGGGCCTGCAGCGCTACCGCGCCGATGGTCGGCTGCAGGCGTTGCTGGAACGCTATGGCGTGGGCCGGCCCTAG
- a CDS encoding type IV pili methyl-accepting chemotaxis transducer N-terminal domain-containing protein, whose protein sequence is MFSRLLTPFLLLLALLCPPASAAISNAEAMNLSGMQRMLSQRIAKTYLMIGAEVRSEVAIQQLDQSVARFESNFLALSEYAPNADIRAALEQAGSTWQVYRELALSRPSREQAVQLLQLSDQLLAQSEQVVRLIEQYTGSQNARLVNRSGRQRMLSQRIAKLYLAVSWRLPVEGLEAELQKATEEFETAQQELLAAQQNTAQISQALQKVEAQWRFARAGFRLSADSRYVPTVITTTTETLLWQMNELTSAYEQVMLQDS, encoded by the coding sequence ATGTTCAGTCGTCTGCTTACACCCTTTTTATTGCTGCTCGCCCTGCTCTGCCCGCCTGCCTCGGCGGCCATCAGCAACGCCGAAGCGATGAACCTGTCCGGCATGCAGCGCATGCTCAGCCAGCGTATCGCCAAGACCTATCTGATGATCGGCGCCGAAGTGCGCAGCGAAGTGGCGATCCAGCAGCTCGACCAGAGCGTGGCGCGCTTCGAGAGCAACTTCCTCGCCCTCAGCGAATACGCACCCAACGCCGATATCCGCGCCGCCCTGGAGCAGGCCGGCAGCACCTGGCAGGTCTATCGCGAACTGGCCCTGTCACGCCCCAGCCGCGAACAGGCCGTACAACTGCTGCAACTCAGCGACCAACTACTGGCGCAAAGCGAACAGGTGGTGCGGCTGATCGAGCAATACACCGGCAGCCAGAACGCCCGCCTGGTCAACCGCAGTGGCCGCCAGCGCATGCTCAGCCAGCGCATCGCCAAGCTCTACCTGGCCGTCAGCTGGCGCTTGCCGGTCGAAGGTCTGGAAGCGGAACTGCAGAAAGCCACCGAAGAATTCGAAACCGCCCAGCAGGAGCTGCTCGCCGCCCAGCAGAACACCGCGCAGATCAGCCAGGCCCTGCAGAAGGTCGAGGCGCAATGGCGTTTCGCCCGCGCCGGTTTCCGCCTGTCCGCCGACTCGCGTTATGTACCGACGGTGATCACCACCACCACAGAAACCTTGCTCTGGCAGATGAACGAACTGACCAGCGCCTACGAACAAGTCATGCTGCAGGATTCCTGA
- a CDS encoding PhzF family phenazine biosynthesis protein: MHLQFHQIDAFTSRPFSGNPAMVYRLDAWLADSLMQQIAAEHNLAETAFVVREGAVWHIRWFTPTTEVPLCGHATLATAHVLFELYGEPGERLDFICRSGALSVAREAGRLVLDFPALQAAEVAVSVELEQALGVPVLAARQGNELLAVLESEQAVRACQPDMKALARLPGLGVIVTAAGLQHDFVSRYFAPAIGIDEDPVTGSTHCLLIPYWAERLDKTELSALQCSARGGELHCRLDGERVKIAGQAVLMAGGTLFL; this comes from the coding sequence ATGCACCTGCAATTCCACCAGATCGACGCCTTCACCAGTCGCCCCTTTAGCGGCAACCCGGCCATGGTCTATCGCCTGGACGCCTGGCTGGCTGACAGCTTGATGCAGCAGATCGCCGCCGAGCACAACCTGGCCGAGACCGCTTTCGTGGTGCGCGAAGGGGCCGTCTGGCATATCCGCTGGTTCACCCCGACCACCGAAGTGCCGCTCTGTGGTCATGCCACCCTGGCCACCGCCCATGTGCTGTTCGAGTTGTATGGGGAGCCGGGCGAGCGGCTGGATTTCATCTGCCGGTCCGGGGCGCTCAGCGTGGCCCGCGAGGCGGGCCGTCTGGTGCTGGACTTTCCGGCGCTGCAGGCCGCCGAGGTGGCGGTCAGCGTCGAGCTGGAACAGGCTCTGGGCGTGCCGGTGCTGGCGGCGCGGCAGGGCAATGAGCTGCTCGCGGTGCTGGAGTCGGAGCAGGCAGTGCGCGCCTGCCAGCCGGATATGAAAGCCCTGGCTAGGCTGCCGGGGCTGGGCGTGATCGTCACCGCGGCGGGGCTCCAGCACGACTTCGTCTCGCGCTATTTCGCCCCGGCTATCGGCATCGATGAAGACCCGGTGACCGGTTCCACCCACTGCCTGCTGATTCCCTATTGGGCCGAGCGCCTGGACAAGACCGAGCTCAGTGCCTTGCAGTGTTCGGCTCGCGGTGGCGAGCTGCACTGCCGCCTGGACGGCGAGCGGGTGAAGATCGCCGGGCAGGCGGTGCTGATGGCGGGCGGTACGCTGTTTCTGTAA
- a CDS encoding ABC transporter ATP-binding protein: MSQSLLLSLRGLACGYQEHPVVQQLNLHLNAGDIGCLLGPSGCGKTTTLRAIAGFEPLLEGEIELAGAVISRAGYTLAPEKRRIGMVFQDYALFPHLSVAENIAFGIRKHPRREQITAELLELVKLTHLSKRYPHELSGGQQQRVSLARALAPEPQLLLLDEPFSNLDGELRRRLSHEVRDILKARGTSAILVTHDQEEAFAVSDHVGVFKDGRLEQWDTPYNLYHEPLTPFVASFVGQGYFIRGLLQSPDTVQTELGIIHGNRAYTWAPGSSVDVLLRPDDIVYAPDSQQKAQIVGKTFLGAATLYRLQLPTGTQLEAIFPSHADHLPGQQVGIRVAADHLVAFPVQGSVAAQVNLAESGVRRVTSN, translated from the coding sequence ATGAGCCAGTCCCTGCTGCTCAGCCTGCGCGGCCTGGCCTGCGGCTATCAGGAACACCCCGTGGTGCAGCAGCTCAACCTGCACCTGAATGCCGGCGACATCGGCTGCCTGCTCGGCCCTTCCGGCTGCGGCAAGACCACCACCCTGCGCGCCATCGCCGGCTTCGAGCCGCTGCTGGAAGGCGAGATCGAGCTGGCCGGCGCAGTGATTTCCCGCGCCGGCTACACCCTGGCCCCGGAGAAACGCCGGATCGGCATGGTGTTCCAGGACTACGCCCTGTTTCCCCACCTGTCCGTGGCCGAGAACATCGCCTTCGGCATCCGCAAGCATCCGCGCCGCGAGCAGATCACCGCCGAGCTGCTGGAGCTGGTCAAGCTCACGCACCTGAGCAAGCGCTATCCCCATGAGCTGTCCGGCGGCCAGCAGCAGCGCGTCTCGCTGGCCCGCGCCCTGGCGCCGGAGCCGCAGCTGCTGCTGCTCGACGAACCCTTCTCCAACCTCGACGGCGAGCTGCGCCGCCGCCTCAGCCACGAGGTGCGTGACATCCTCAAGGCGCGCGGCACCAGCGCCATCCTGGTCACCCATGACCAGGAAGAAGCCTTCGCCGTCAGCGATCATGTCGGCGTGTTCAAGGATGGCCGGCTGGAGCAGTGGGACACGCCCTACAACCTCTACCACGAGCCGCTGACGCCCTTCGTCGCCAGCTTCGTCGGCCAGGGCTACTTCATTCGCGGCTTGCTGCAGAGCCCGGATACGGTGCAGACCGAGCTGGGCATCATCCACGGCAACCGCGCCTACACCTGGGCACCCGGCAGCTCGGTGGACGTGCTGCTGCGCCCGGACGACATCGTCTACGCCCCGGACAGCCAGCAGAAGGCACAGATCGTCGGCAAGACCTTCCTCGGCGCCGCCACCCTGTATCGCCTGCAACTGCCCACCGGCACCCAGCTGGAGGCGATCTTCCCCAGCCACGCCGACCATTTGCCGGGCCAGCAGGTCGGCATTCGCGTCGCCGCCGACCACCTGGTGGCGTTCCCGGTGCAGGGCAGCGTGGCCGCCCAGGTCAATCTGGCGGAATCCGGCGTAAGGCGCGTTACCAGCAACTGA
- the argF gene encoding ornithine carbamoyltransferase, with amino-acid sequence MSTRHFLSLMDCTPQELSGLIRRAIELKDLRQRGVLHEPLKNRVLGMIFEKASTRTRLSFEAGMIQLGGQAIFLSPRDTQLGRGEPIGDTAIVMSRMLDAVMIRTFAHSSLTEFAAHSRVPLINGLSDDLHPCQLLADMQTFVEQRGSIAGKTVAWIGDGNNMCNTYIEAAQQFDFQLRVACPEGYEPKAEFIKAAGERVQIVRDPFAAVAGAHLVSTDVWTSMGQEEESAKRLKLFAPYQVNRALLDAADPAVIFLHCLPAHRGEEISMDLLDDPRAFAWDQAENRLHAQKALLEFLVAPQA; translated from the coding sequence ATGAGCACCAGGCACTTTCTCTCGTTGATGGATTGCACCCCTCAGGAACTGAGTGGGCTGATCCGTCGCGCCATCGAGCTAAAGGACCTGCGCCAGCGTGGCGTGCTGCATGAGCCGCTGAAAAACCGCGTGCTGGGGATGATCTTCGAGAAGGCCTCGACCCGCACCCGCCTGTCGTTCGAAGCCGGCATGATCCAGCTCGGCGGCCAGGCCATTTTCCTCTCCCCGCGTGACACCCAACTGGGCCGCGGCGAGCCGATCGGCGACACGGCCATTGTCATGTCGCGCATGCTCGATGCGGTGATGATCCGTACCTTCGCCCACAGCAGCCTGACCGAATTCGCCGCCCATTCGCGGGTGCCGCTAATCAACGGCCTTTCCGACGACCTGCACCCCTGCCAGTTGCTGGCCGACATGCAGACCTTCGTCGAGCAGCGCGGCAGCATCGCCGGCAAGACCGTGGCCTGGATCGGCGACGGCAACAACATGTGCAACACCTATATCGAAGCGGCGCAGCAGTTCGACTTCCAGCTGCGCGTGGCCTGCCCCGAGGGTTACGAGCCGAAGGCCGAATTCATCAAAGCCGCCGGCGAGCGCGTGCAGATCGTTCGCGACCCCTTTGCCGCCGTGGCCGGCGCGCACCTGGTGAGCACCGACGTGTGGACCTCCATGGGCCAGGAAGAGGAAAGCGCCAAGCGCCTCAAACTGTTCGCCCCCTACCAGGTCAACCGCGCCCTGCTGGATGCCGCCGATCCTGCGGTGATTTTCCTGCACTGCCTGCCGGCGCATCGCGGCGAAGAAATCAGCATGGACCTGCTCGACGACCCGCGCGCCTTTGCCTGGGACCAGGCCGAGAACCGCCTGCATGCGCAGAAGGCCCTGCTCGAATTCCTCGTCGCCCCCCAGGCATGA